The Chitinophaga caeni genome segment CGGAGATAGAGGGGCATATGCTTGGTGATCAATCAATACGTTATTTTGATTATGATCCGTCTGATATAATAAGTGCTGAAGAATTTTTTCAAATATGGAATACCCGAAAGTAATATGTCTGTAGTTTTTGTAAAGGGGGATTTGTTTAACACGCCTAACCTTAAAGCGTTAGCTCACGGTTGTAATTGTAAAGGTGCTATGGGGAAAGGGATCGCAGTTGAGTTTAAAAATCGTTTCCCTGAAATGTATAAGGAGTATAAATCACTTTGTACTATTGGCGATTTTGTATTGGGAAGCGTGTTTATTTATAGGGCTGATCCATTTATCATTTTTAACTTGGGAACCCAGCAATCTTGGCGTACGAAGGCGGAGTTGCCCGCAATTAGAGAAAGTCTAAAAAAGATGCTAAGTGCTGCTGAGCAATACGGCATAGCGGAAATAGGCCTGCCTCGTATTGGAGCAGGGTTGGGCGGGCTAAATTGGGGTGATGTAAAGGAAGTAATTGAGGATGTTTGCGAATTATCAAAAATTAATATAGTGGTTTTTGAAGAATATCAACCATCTTAATCTAACATACCACGTAAAACCCGGCCGTCGTGCCGGGTTTTACTATTATAGTAAGTTGTATTACCTGGCATATAAGCACGACCTTCGATATCGACACGAGCTGGCAGTCTGAAGGCCGCCGTTCCTACGAGCTGACGAACCACCTGGGCAACGTGTTGGCCACGATCAGCGATAAACGTATCCCCGTTTATGAAAATGATGGTATGACGGTTGCTTATTATGATGTAGATTTGTTGAGCGCGGTGGATTATTACCCTTTCGGTATGCAGATGCCGGGGAGGGTGTTTAACGGTGGTGGTTATCGTTATGGGTTTAATGGGCAGGAGAAGAGTGATGAGATCAAGGGTGTTGGAAATAGTTATACAGCGCAGTTTTGGGAGTATGATCCGAGGTTAGGAAGGAGGTGGAATTTGGATCCTATGCCCCAGGTTACATTAAGTGATTATTCGACCTTGGGGAATAATCCAGTTAATAATGTAGATATCAAGGGGGATTATTTTTGGGGTTTATTTGGTTCTACATCTTCTCAACGGCAATCAGCGAGAGAATTTGCAGAGAGAACCGGCGGTGAAGTTAAAAATATTTGGAAGCGGTCCATATATGTGAGATATCAAAAAAGTTTTACAGGTTCGGATGGTGTTGTAAACGTTTGGTCAGGTTCTCAATATTTTAATAAGAATGGTAGTTTAGTAAACCCGGCAGGTGAGGTCAATGAATGGAAACCTAATGCTTTGTATAACTGGGGTCAAAGTAAGAACTTTTTTGCAGCAGTATCGTATTCTTTTGCCGATGATTTTTACGTAACCGCGCAAAATTTATTTATAAAGAATACCTTTGGGGATGGCAATGCGTATCATTTAGGTGGTGGATCAACAACAGTAAGCGAAAATATTTCCGCATTTGTGACGGCAGGGACATCATTGGTTCCAATAGGCGGATTGGAGGCTGTAGGTGCGAATACGGCAAAGGCTACATCGACAGTGGTCAAGGCGGAAGTAACAGTAACAAAAGCTGGGGCTACAGCCGCTAAGGGGGGAATGACCGATTTGCAGCTCGTAACAAGGGCAGCACAGAAAGCGGAAACTGCAATTGGAGGGACAGGAAGGTTTGCAGGAACAGCTAAACATACTTACGCCAACAATCTATTAAGCCGTTATCAGAGCATTTACGGAGATAGAGGTTTAAGATTTAATCAATACTTTAACAACAACGCTTTGTATGGCCCCGGAAACAGAGGTTTCTTAGATGTAATTAACAGACAAACAATGACAATTTATGATTACAAGTTTGGTAATGCTGTCATGAGTAACAGTCAATTCCTGAAATACTCAAACAATTTTCAGGGATATTCAATCCAAATAATCAGACCTTAATTTAAGAATGGCGATAGATAAAGAATTAAAAAAGAAAGTGATTGAGGATTGGCAAAATGCCTTTCCTCAATTGACTTTGTATGCTCAAGACAAACTATATAAGGTGGTAGGCCCGGTAATAATCGGTTTAGAGTTGATAAAGCTGCCAAGAACAGAAGAATACAGACCGCACTTTGTTGTCTATTCTTTATTTGGTAATAAAATGGGAAATGATGTTAAGGCTTGTTTGGCCGGCCCAATATTACTACAAGAATATTCCAACAAAAAGGGTTTTCAATATGATATACCTTATACAAAGCACAGTACTTTCATTAGTGATGTGATAGAAAGTGTAAAGAAACAGACTCCATTGCCCTTTGATAGCAATATTTCTTTAAAGAAAATAGTATCTGTAATAGATGAACATTCCAAAACACCGCCATTGAGTGCCGCTCCTAACTCCTACTTGCAGGCAGCCCTTCAGGAAGCAAAACTAAAAACGGCTTTGTTTATAGGCGTTACAGAGGCTCAAAGTGTATTGGAGCAAATCAACAAAAGAAACTGGGACACAAACCACTTTAAAGCATGTGGTGTAGATGTAAACGAATGGCTTCAAAGTTTGCAGACAACAATATCTAACAGAGATGAATTTTTAAAGCAGATAGAAGCAAACAAGCAGGACAAAAAAATATCGCAATTAAAGAGTTCAGAACTTACAGCATAATCAAAAGCCCGGACTTGCCGGGCTTTTTTATTGAATAGCTTTAAGCTTCACATTATTAATCATGGCATCGAGGGCGTAGGGGATACATTGTTTGTCCTGTTCAGGTAACTTTGCAATATCGTTGAGCCGCTTCATCATGGAAGGATCTTTTAAAAGTTCCCTGTCCTCTGTTTCCCCCAACAGATAACCTACGGTAGTATCGAGTACATCCGCCAGTTTTTTAACCACGTCAATAGTAGGTTTTACTTCGTCCCGTTCATACTTGCCCACAATGGAATGGTGAGACTTGATTTGCCTTGCCAGTTCCGCCTGAGAAAACCCCTTGGCTTCCCTTCCTTCCCTTAGTTTTTTACCGAATGTATCCATGTTCTACGCATTTATGGTACTAAAAAGCCTTTAACTCTTTGATTGTGCAAAAATACAGACAATAAATGAGCTATTAAAACCATAAATATAAAGGTAGGAGGTTGGGCAGGAGCTTTGGCTGGAGCAAGTTACGGAGCAAGTGTTGGTGGTGGAGGCGGAACAATTTTGCCTGGTGCGGGGAATGCAGTCGGAGCAATAGGAGGAGGTATTATTGGAGGCATTCTAGGTTATTGGGCAGGTTCAACAGCAACCCAGATTGTTTATGATTATATATTTACAAAAGAAGTTAGTGCCAAATAAAAGAAGCATGAGTAAGTTAGAATTAATAAATATATTTTACCGCCAGAATAAAGATATTCCTGGGTACATGGACATCTTTTTTGAAACAAACTTTGGGGTGCTTAAATATAATATTACAAGTTTGGACTTTAGAAAATTTAATGAGTTTGGAGAAATGAATCGTGGTAGTGAGATTGATAATCTAAGAAATAAGTATGGGAAGCTTTATATTGATGAGGTGCGTATAACCTATGATAGTAACATGTACTTATTAATATCGGGTAAGTTTATTTTGGCGATTGAGTATATTCTTAACTTAGATTTTAAGCACAGCGTTCAGGAGTTTAGAATTATTGAGGACATATATGGGGCAAATAAAACAGATTTTGAGGATTTTAAAGAACTGGATATTATAGAACTTCCTTCTTTATCAGTTTGAGGATTAAGTTATTTTCTGACAATATCGCTTGCACTGTAGCGGCTTTCTGCATTTACAGGGTAGCAATACCAGATTTTTATTTAAAGGAAGTTGACGCTAGGATTAATAATGGTACTGCAATTCCTCAAGACTATCAATATCAGGATGAAATCAAAAAGAGGAAGAAAGGTAATTTAAGTGGTAAGGAGGAGAATGAAATAGTCCAATTTATTCAAGGGATTGGTTCAAATGCTAAAAAAATAGTTATAAAACTACCTAAAGGGTTTAAAAAAACTAATCTGGTTTCTCATGGACAGAAAGTATATTCGGATGTCAAACGGTGGATTACTCCTGATAAAGATGGGCATAATGGAGGGGTTTGGAAAGTATATGATAATCCAAATGATGTTGGTAAAAATAAAAAACATAGAGATGGAACTTATGATTCTGATTTAAATAAAATTGGTAATTAAAATTATGACTGAAAAATTATTTATTACTGAAAAAAGAATTACAAAATATAATCCAATCTATAGAGATACTTCCGGGAGATTTCTCAAGGATGAATGGACATCTTATACTGATGTTGGGGAAAATATAGGGGGTAAGGTACTAAGTATAGAAGAATATCTGAAAGTTGAAGGAGCATATATAAATGCTGTTGATTTGTTTTTTAAGGAATTAGGAATTACCCAATTTCTAGTGCTAAAATTGGAAAAATATGGAATTGAAAATTTAGCAAGCGAAGATATTAAAAATTATAAAGAGGCTATTAATGAACAAGTTTACTCTTTAGACAAGTTGTCCATGATTGTGAGAATGAACCTAAGGGCGTATATTTGGTGCGAATTAGTGTCATTAGATAAGAAGAGCAGAGTGGAATTTGGTTACGACTATTATATGTATTTTATATCTAATAAAAAGATTGAAAGTTCACTTTGGTCTAAGATCGAGAAATTGGGTTTGTTTGTTGATTAATTTGTGGAGATTTTTGAAGAAAATATAGTTCGCCCCAAGGTTACATTTTCAGTCAGTATAATGTTTTGCTTTTAAAGTCAGCTTTGGTTTGTGTTTATAGATCGCGGAGGATTATTACCCTTTCGGTATGCAGATGCCGGGAAGGGTGTTTAACGGTGGAGGGTTTCGGTATGGGTTTAATGGGCAGGAGAATGATAACGAGGTGAAGGGAGAATGGAATCAACAGGATTACGGAATGCGGGTGTGTGATCCGAGGTTAGGGCGGTTTTTGAGCGTGGATCCGTTGACGAGGGAATATCCGTGGGGCATTAATTAAAACAGTTGCGGTACGCGCAGTTACCAAATCTCCTTTTCTATTGTTTACCTGCCTGGTATTTACCCCTGCCAATTATGATGATGCTGGTTCATCTTCAAAGAAGCA includes the following:
- a CDS encoding toxin C-terminal domain-containing protein, whose protein sequence is MRIKLFSDNIACTVAAFCIYRVAIPDFYLKEVDARINNGTAIPQDYQYQDEIKKRKKGNLSGKEENEIVQFIQGIGSNAKKIVIKLPKGFKKTNLVSHGQKVYSDVKRWITPDKDGHNGGVWKVYDNPNDVGKNKKHRDGTYDSDLNKIGN
- a CDS encoding macro domain-containing protein, giving the protein MSVVFVKGDLFNTPNLKALAHGCNCKGAMGKGIAVEFKNRFPEMYKEYKSLCTIGDFVLGSVFIYRADPFIIFNLGTQQSWRTKAELPAIRESLKKMLSAAEQYGIAEIGLPRIGAGLGGLNWGDVKEVIEDVCELSKINIVVFEEYQPS
- a CDS encoding RHS repeat-associated core domain-containing protein; this encodes MPGFTIIVSCITWHISTTFDIDTSWQSEGRRSYELTNHLGNVLATISDKRIPVYENDGMTVAYYDVDLLSAVDYYPFGMQMPGRVFNGGGYRYGFNGQEKSDEIKGVGNSYTAQFWEYDPRLGRRWNLDPMPQVTLSDYSTLGNNPVNNVDIKGDYFWGLFGSTSSQRQSAREFAERTGGEVKNIWKRSIYVRYQKSFTGSDGVVNVWSGSQYFNKNGSLVNPAGEVNEWKPNALYNWGQSKNFFAAVSYSFADDFYVTAQNLFIKNTFGDGNAYHLGGGSTTVSENISAFVTAGTSLVPIGGLEAVGANTAKATSTVVKAEVTVTKAGATAAKGGMTDLQLVTRAAQKAETAIGGTGRFAGTAKHTYANNLLSRYQSIYGDRGLRFNQYFNNNALYGPGNRGFLDVINRQTMTIYDYKFGNAVMSNSQFLKYSNNFQGYSIQIIRP
- a CDS encoding helix-turn-helix domain-containing protein, with the protein product MDTFGKKLREGREAKGFSQAELARQIKSHHSIVGKYERDEVKPTIDVVKKLADVLDTTVGYLLGETEDRELLKDPSMMKRLNDIAKLPEQDKQCIPYALDAMINNVKLKAIQ
- a CDS encoding RHS repeat-associated core domain-containing protein; this translates as MAEDYYPFGMQMPGRVFNGGGFRYGFNGQENDNEVKGEWNQQDYGMRVCDPRLGRFLSVDPLTREYPWGIN